The following are encoded in a window of Nocardioides houyundeii genomic DNA:
- a CDS encoding pirin family protein, with amino-acid sequence MKMRVYAGSERFASRRDDRVTYHSLAFGKHYDPDNVSFGALVAHDDHRLSWGAGFADHAHADVELVTWVLRGQLVHTDSLGNRSLLPAGTVQVQSAGSGIRHAEFADTSSEPTRFVQSWLTPDEPGEPPSRFVASGLAGPGLVAVAGEGAEVPVGTAGATLWVGTLDPGSSHPVPPGPRHHLFVASGTVRVRTPISVEPVTLESGDALRTVEESGDDAFEQLQILAVTEAVVLLWTLP; translated from the coding sequence ATGAAGATGCGCGTGTACGCCGGTTCCGAAAGGTTTGCGAGCCGGCGCGACGACCGGGTGACGTACCACTCCCTGGCGTTCGGGAAGCACTACGACCCGGACAACGTCTCCTTCGGCGCGCTCGTCGCCCACGACGACCACCGGCTCTCCTGGGGCGCCGGCTTCGCCGACCACGCGCACGCCGACGTCGAGCTCGTCACCTGGGTGCTGCGGGGCCAGCTCGTGCACACCGACTCGCTGGGCAACCGGTCGCTGCTCCCCGCCGGGACCGTGCAGGTCCAGTCCGCAGGCAGCGGCATCCGGCACGCCGAGTTCGCCGACACCTCCTCGGAGCCCACCCGCTTCGTGCAGTCGTGGCTGACCCCGGACGAGCCCGGCGAGCCGCCCTCGCGCTTCGTCGCCTCCGGGCTGGCCGGACCGGGACTGGTGGCGGTCGCGGGCGAGGGTGCCGAGGTGCCGGTCGGCACGGCCGGCGCCACCCTGTGGGTGGGCACCCTGGACCCCGGGTCGTCGCACCCGGTGCCGCCCGGCCCGCGGCACCACCTGTTCGTGGCCAGCGGCACGGTACGAGTCAGGACGCCGATCAGCGTGGAGCCGGTGACCCTGGAGTCCGGCGACGCCCTGCGCACGGTGGAGGAGTCCGGCGACGACGCCTTCGAGCAGCTGCAGATCCTGGCCGTCACCGAGGCCGTGGTGCTGCTGTGGACGCTGCCGTAG